From a single Glycine soja cultivar W05 chromosome 19, ASM419377v2, whole genome shotgun sequence genomic region:
- the LOC114400235 gene encoding transcription factor MYBC1-like encodes MREDDSNWFSRWEEELPSPEELMPLSQTLITPDLAMAFDIRNPHTSNTAQNQHHHHHQNQQPPQLQQPSNPSSLPNPQQQQQQQQQQQQQPTSAEFADSGELGSGTAGEEPARTLKRPRLVWTPQLHKRFVDAVAHLGIKNAVPKTIMQLMSVDGLTRENVASHLQKYRLYLKRMQGISSAGPGGASGAVADPATDHLFASSPVPAHFLHPAARPNSDHFLPFVPALHHHQQQQQMAAAAQYHRQVGHFGSPPNGHFENPFMSRPNLQRIGGGGGPVHNNHHPVSGYVEDMESANAASGGRKVLTLFPTGDD; translated from the coding sequence ATGCCTCTATCGCAAACCCTAATTACTCCCGATCTAGCCATGGCCTTCGACATCCGAAACCCTCACACCTCCAACACCGCACAGAAtcaacaccaccaccaccaccaaaacCAACAACCACCGCAACTACAACAACCTTCGAACCCTTCCTCGCTCCCTAACCCgcaacagcagcagcagcagcagcaacaacaacaacaacaacccacCTCCGCCGAGTTCGCCGACTCCGGTGAGCTCGGCTCCGGCACCGCCGGCGAGGAGCCGGCGCGTACCCTAAAACGGCCCCGCCTCGTGTGGACCCCACAGCTCCACAAGCGCTTCGTCGACGCCGTCGCTCACCTCGGCATCAAAAACGCCGTTCCCAAGACCATAATGCAGCTCATGAGCGTCGACGGTTTGACCCGCGAAAACGTCGCTAGTCACTTGCAGAAGTACCGTCTTTACCTCAAGCGCATGCAGGGGATATCCTCCGCCGGTCCTGGCGGCGCCTCCGGTGCCGTCGCCGACCCCGCCACCGACCATTTGTTCGCCAGCTCGCCGGTGCCGGCGCATTTCTTGCACCCGGCCGCGAGGCCGAATTCGGATCATTTCCTGCCGTTCGTGCCGGCgctccaccaccaccaacagCAGCAGCAGATGGCGGCCGCGGCGCAGTACCACCGGCAGGTGGGGCATTTCGGGTCGCCGCCGAACGGGCACTTCGAGAACCCGTTTATGTCTAGGCCGAATCTTCAGAGGATAGGGGGTGGTGGTGGTCCTGTGCACAACAACCACCACCCTGTGAGTGGTTATGTGGAGGACATGGAGTCTGCTAATGCTGCCTCTGGAGGTAGAAAGGTTCTTACTCTGTTTCCAACTGGAGATGATTGA